Proteins encoded together in one Telopea speciosissima isolate NSW1024214 ecotype Mountain lineage chromosome 4, Tspe_v1, whole genome shotgun sequence window:
- the LOC122657728 gene encoding membrane protein PM19L-like produces MASGATKSLAFILLILNLVLYGIVTFIAGWAVNYGIERSAEIASALTFPAHIFPIYYPIGNMATSFFVIFALIAGLVGVATSISGISNILHWNVPNLLSAATYSITTWSLTILAMGLACKEINLGFRDSNLRTLEVLTIILSATQLLCMGAIHIGVTDVINQHRH; encoded by the exons ATGGCTTCCGGAGCAACCAAATCACTCGCATTCATCCTCTTAATTCTTAATCTTGTGCTTTATGGTATTGTAACCTTCATCGCTGGTTGGGCTGTGAATTACGGCATCGAACGTTCAGCTGAAATAG CATCTGCTTTGACGTTTCCTGCACATATATTTCCGATTTATTATCCAATCGGTAACATGGCAACTAGTTTCTTCGTCATCTTTGCACTAATTGCTGGACTTGTTGGTGTTGCAACTTCAATTTCTGGGATCAGTAATATCCTCCACTGGAATGTTCCTAACTTGCTATCAGCTGCCACATATTCTATCACTACATGGTCCCTCACCATTCTAGCCATGgg GTTAGCATGCAAAGAGATTAATCTAGGCTTCAGGGATTCAAACTTG CGGACTCTGGAAGTGTTGACCATCATTTTAAGTGCCACCCAACTACTTTGCATGGGTGCAATCCATATTGGAGTAACAGATGTTATCAATCAACACAGACATTGA
- the LOC122657729 gene encoding phenylcoumaran benzylic ether reductase POP1-like → MIDKTLERVYVPEYQVLQNIQETPIPVNVILSIGHSVSVKGDHTNFEIEASFAVEASELYPDVKYTIVDEYLNQFV, encoded by the exons ATGATCGACAAGACCCTTGAAAGGGTCTATGTTCCAGAGTATCAAGTACTCCAGAACATCCAAG AGACCCCTATTCCAGTGAATGTGATATTGTCAATTGGGCACTCGGTTTCTGTGAAGGGAGATCATACAAACTTTGAGATAGAAGCTTCATTCGCGGTGGAGGCATCCGAGCTTTATCCTGATGTTAAATACACCATTGTGGATGAATACCTCAATCAGTTTGTTTGA